The Misgurnus anguillicaudatus chromosome 15, ASM2758022v2, whole genome shotgun sequence genome has a window encoding:
- the fbxo36a gene encoding F-box only protein 36a, with protein MTTAERPKMASLLGEVLFEIDGQGPAPSKDFYQLIITQKEVIWRWWKISMRSEFRGIPPGEIKQSHDDFVQDSALQEHLGVVFGHGILEYTLSLCQGDFDYLERLPDQLLLKILSYVSVQDIGHLSQTSRRFLKLCNSEEFWKSNLSHFNVITEDMEKLGKAMGWKKLFILYYKQEQHCLAEEDEPNPVDSPTTL; from the exons ATGACAACCGCTGAGCGTCCAAAAATGGCGTCTCTGCTAGGTGAAGTCCTGTTTGAAATCGATGGACAGGGTCCAGCTCCCTCTAAAGACTTTTACCAACTTATTATCACACAAAAGGAG GTTATATGGAGGTGGTGGAAGATCTCAATGCGGAGTGAATTCAGAGGGATACCACCAGGAGAGATAAAACAGTCCCACGATGACTTTGTACAGGATTCAGCACTACAGG AGCATTTAGGCGTGGTGTTTGGACATGGGATTCTGGAATACACCTTGTCTCTGTGCCAAGGAGACTTTGACTACCTGGAGCGTTTACCTGACCAGCTACTCTTGAAAATTCTTTCTTATGTGTCCGTCCAGGACATCGGTCATCTCAGCCAAACTTCAAGAAGGTTTTTGAAG CTGTGTAACTCTGAAGAGTTTTGGAAGAgcaatttaagtcattttaatgTGATAACTGAAGACATGGAGAAGCTGGGAAAAGCCATGGGCTGGAAGAAGCTCTTCATCCTTTACTACAAGCAAGAACAGCACTGCTTAGCAGAGGAAGATGAACCCAATCCTGTTGATTCTCCAACAACACTGTAA